Part of the Nicotiana tabacum cultivar K326 chromosome 20, ASM71507v2, whole genome shotgun sequence genome, tgtcctgcctgatcacctctccccaatacttcttagatctccatctacctctcctcgtgcccaccacggccagtcgctcacacctcttCACTGGTGCATCAGTGCTCTTCCTCTGAATgtgtccgaaccatctgagtcttgcttccggCATCTTATCCTCTATGGGagtcacgcccaccttctctcgaatatcttcattcctaatcctatccattcttgtatgcccgcacatccatctcagcatctcatctctgctactttcatcttctggatgtgtgagtccTTAACCGGCCAAccctcggtcccatacaacatagcaggcctaaccactgctctataaaacttaccttttagtaacggtggcactttcttgtcacacaagactcccgtcgctaacctccacttcatccaccccacccctatacggtgtgtgacatccttgtCGATCTCCCCGATCtcctgaataactgacccaaggtacttgaaactacccctcttaggaatgacttgagagtcaagcctcacttccattCCGGCTTCCGTCGGCTCGGAAAGACTTTTAAAATATGTAGCCTTAAATAAGTCATATATCACTTATGTGACtgtaaaaattttaaaacttgcTTTCTAAAACCTGCATAGCATTTATGTGACTATAAATGCTTCCAattaataaaatagtaaaaggtATCAAAATTTTTTGGAGCGGAGGGAGtattcattatgaaattgaaatattttgGGAAGATCAAACAGATGTATCCCCTCCAAAGTGTAATTCATACTGATCATCATAGGTTGTGTaactaggggtggcaaacgggcgggtcgggtcGAATATGGGACGGATCAAAACGGGTAAttaaaaaacggataaattatccgatccggcccatatttaatatggataaaaaaGCGGTTAACCGGCGAATAATATGGGTAACTATATAATCTATGATTTCTTGAATATGATTATTTTTGGGAGAgttcctagtctcccaaacttgaaaaaccctcaatttgaggctttacataTGTAAAAGTTAAATCCATTAGGTATCCATTTTTTAAATGGATACTATGAttctttatccatatttgacccgtttttaaaaagttcattatccaacccatttttaatggataatatggatggTTAACTGTTTTCATTTAACTATTTTGCCACCCCTAGCTGCAACTATCCTTTACTTATCCCCGTCTACAGACTCAGAAATGGCCAGTCTAATCAACTAATGCGTTTGTCCGTAGAATTGTTGCATCACAATTTCAGGCGGCTGGCTACTCCCAAAAGCCAAATTCTAACAATTTTCTCCCAAGTGGAGGGACGGTAACAAGATTCAACTTTTGACATGGACTCGGATGGCCCAGCAAGAATATTCAAGGTTCCAATTCCCAGATTAAACAATGTCCTTGTATAACTAGCGCACCTAACCATACATAATAACAGGCTAAACTTCAAATCAAACAAGTGAAATTGTGCACCAGTTAttaagaaatatttttaggcAAGCTAAAAGATTAAGCCCTTAGGCGAAAGGGCCCTGGTAGGTTCCTCGTTTGGTGCAGCTTTTGGAGATTCTGAGGAGACGTGTACTTGAGCATCAGCTGAATTGCCTGCAGGGTCTTCCGCCAATCTTTCCTTCGTCTTCTGGCCAACTTCAGCTGCAGCCTTGGTGACCCGATTGAAAGCACCAGTTACCCATGATGTTCCAGTCAAAACATATCTGTTCTTCATGATGACAGTTCCAGCATTGTTAACTGTCTGCTCAGCAGCTGCAATTGCTGATTTTGTCTTTTCAGAAACCTGGAACTTCTGGTCAATTTCTTTCACTTTTTCATTCACAACGGTTGCTCCTGTAGTGATTTTCTCGCTAAGGCCAATTTTTTGGTCTAAAGAAGCAACTTTGGCTGAGGCAGTCGACGTGAACTGGTGTTTGTCGTCGAATGCTTTGGCCTTGTT contains:
- the LOC107804205 gene encoding binding partner of ACD11 1 isoform X1 encodes the protein MEAFNSSRASGGHQVTTVRVSNVSFGASQQDIKEFFSFSGDIEFVEMRSEDELSQVAYVMFKDPQGAETAVLLSGATIVGQSITVALDPEYQLPPTASVLPTATEIKNVAGAGSAIQKAEDVVSSMLAMGFILGKDAVNKAKAFDDKHQFTSTASAKVASLDQKIGLSEKITTGATVVNEKVKEIDQKFQVSEKTKSAIAAAEQTVNNAGTVIMKNRYVLTGTSWVTGAFNRVTKAAAEVGQKTKERLAEDPAGNSADAQVHVSSESPKAAPNEEPTRALSPKGLIF
- the LOC107804205 gene encoding binding partner of ACD11 1 isoform X2, whose protein sequence is MSVTTVRVSNVSFGASQQDIKEFFSFSGDIEFVEMRSEDELSQVAYVMFKDPQGAETAVLLSGATIVGQSITVALDPEYQLPPTASVLPTATEIKNVAGAGSAIQKAEDVVSSMLAMGFILGKDAVNKAKAFDDKHQFTSTASAKVASLDQKIGLSEKITTGATVVNEKVKEIDQKFQVSEKTKSAIAAAEQTVNNAGTVIMKNRYVLTGTSWVTGAFNRVTKAAAEVGQKTKERLAEDPAGNSADAQVHVSSESPKAAPNEEPTRALSPKGLIF